GCAACAACCGGGAATTCATTCGAAATACAAAGAATTCTCAACTGGAATTTCAGGTCCGTGGTGTTGCCGGAGTCTTCTCTGAATTTGTCCCCGGTGGGAACACCGCTAGGATCCAACGGTGGGGTCAAAGTCGGCGTTTTGGTGGGCTCAATTATGGTCGGACTGGTTACGGTTGGATTAATAACCTCGTGGTTTGCGGTTAAGAGATTGAAAAGGAAAAACCAGGCTACTATAACTCTTGGCCGAGGAAGCTTCGTCGAAGAGCTGGCAATAATCCATAACGCGCCTCAACGATTCTCGTACAGTCAACTAGCCGCCGCCACCAACAACTTCAGCGAAGCGGAACTTCTAGGAACCGGCGGGTTCGGAAGCGTCTACAGAGGAAACTTCAACGCCGGCGGCAACGAAGACGTGGCGTTGGTGGCGGTGAAGAGAATTTCCGACAGGTCAAAGCAGGGTGAAAGGGAATTCATCTCAGAAATCAACACCATCGGCCGCCTCCGCCACCGGAATCTGGTGCAGCTTCAGGGCTGGTGCCACGAGCGTGACGAGCTTCTTCTGGTTTACGATTGCATGCCCAACGGAAGCTTGGACAAGTTTCTTTACGACAGAACCAGGGACCCGGCCTTAAATTGGTCGCGGCGCCACAGGATTTTGTGCGGCCTGGCCTCGGCTTTGCTGTACCTGCACGAAGAATGGGAGCAGAGAGTCATTCACCGAGACGTGAAGCCCAGCAATGTAATGCTCGACCGGAAATTCAACGCCCGCCTGGGGGACTTTGGTCTGGCCCGGCTTATCGAGCACGACGATCATAATCCGGGCGTGATGACACTGCTGGCGGGTACGCCCGGGTACGTTGCGCCCGAGTGCAGCTACACGGGCAAGGCCACCGCAGAATCAGATGTGTTCAGTTTTGGGATCGTGCTTTTGGAGGTGGCCGCGGGTAGGCGAGTGGTGGAGCGCGAGTCCCGATTGGCTGAACGAAATTTGGTGGACTGGATTTGGGGGCTTTACAGCGAGGAGAGAGTATTGCAGTGTGTGGATCCCAAATTGGAAGGGCCTGATCATGATGAAGAGCAGATAAAAAGAGTATTGATCTTGGGTTTAGCGTGCTCGCATCCTGATCCACAGTTACGTCCTTCTATCAGACAAGCCATCCAAGTGCTCATGAACCCAGATGAGGAGCTGCCGCAGCTGCCTCTCACCAGGCCCCTGGCGATCTATGTTGCTTTACCAACGGTTCGACCTGCCAGTTCTCAGTTCACCTTGTCTCCAAATACAAGGGGAGATGCCGCATCGTATGGTCTCATGGGCGAGAGTAGCAGGGGATCCATTACGTCTTCCACGCTACATAGTGGTAGATAGAGAGGCACCCATAGGTTGCCAAAATTTTACTGTCTTTTCCTTTGTAGTGTTTGTGTAAAATGTTATCTAATCCTGCACAGCACAGTAAGATCTGGTTGGAAAATAGGAAGAAAACTTGCAAAAACAGTCATTTATTTACAAATGAAAGAAATTACAAAATATAGAACTTCTGTGAACTGTTGACCTTCATTAGCCTACAATAAAACAAGCAACAGCTGCAATTGTTTGTTATACAAAAACACGGATAAAACAGATTGTAGATTGTGTTGCAGATTGCGCTAGCCGTTCGTTTCTGTTGAACATTAGTTTTGTGATTTTCAGTTTGTTAACAAATGTAATGTAGTGGTTAGTGTTTGCATTattgtaaatatatatgtatatataataaacATTTACAGATTTTTCTATTTTATCtggaataaaattaaaataattttgatatttaatataatgttttttattatattagcaGGGAGAAGGTCCTGAACCTTAGAACAGCAATGtctcaaaacaacaacaaaaattctGGCTACAGCCAGCCAAACAATACTAATAACAGCCTACCATAAAAAATGATCGAAAATTAACATGTCTCTATAGCTAAACATGCTAACTCTAACACCATCTACCTATCATACTAACAGAGATACTAATCTTTCTAGAATTAAACATAAGAGTAGCAGTCAACATCAAAATATAGTCAGTTTTAAGAGGCACGCAGGCCCAACAAAGCATAAAAACTATAAACTTTATATATCTAGTAATCCACTTAACTAGAGGACTTCCTAGTCATTACTGATCAAATTCCAGTTGCACTAAAGTTCGTTGATCTAGGTCTCCCAAGTGTCCTCCTGTTCCTCATTCTTGCCTTCAGTGCCTTCCACTTTCTTCCCCTCCTTTACCATCTTCCTGGTTTTCTTCTTTATTTTACCCTATCCAAacaccactcccatgactcccttgTTCATTACACCATTAGTAATATGACAAAGAGAACTAAAAGCCTCGCACAGGTCATCAAACTTTTGCTTAAAAGATTCATTCCTCTCTTTTAGGTTGAGATAACGCTCTTTGAGCTCCTTTATTTGATCCTCCATATTACTGCTCATCTGTTTGTCTTGCGGCATTTCTTGTGAACAAGGGACTATCTCTTCCTCATCCATGCAGTTGAGGGGCAAAGGGCTTTGGTCTGGATTTTTAGAATCCTCCTCCATTTTAGTCTCATCCTCCATTTCTTTTTTAAATTGCTCATCTTGATCCTCTTCTTCAGTCTACAAATCGTCATCCTCCGGATTATCAGTGGATATCTCTTTAGTTTCCCCCAAATTAAAGACATCCTCGAGATTTGCCACCAACTCTTTTGTCTTCGTCATGcttttcttctccttttcatgGAGTCTAGCCGACCTTCTCTCCCCTGAGCTCCCCACTTTTCTTTCTTTCTACAGAAACTTCTCCTCCTCATTTTCAGAGTCATGTAGGTCTAGGtcaatagttatattcttccttacCGAGTCTTTTTCAGTCTTTTTGACTTTGGCAGGGTTGTTCTTTGGGGTTTCCATTTTTCTTTTATCCAAGTTGATATTAAGAAGGGCTACCTCAAGAGGTTCCATTTCCTGTAACATTGGGGCTTTCCTATCCTTGGATTTAACCGGGAGAGTAGAGTCTAACGAGCAAAGAGGTTTGGATTCAATTAATTCAATCTTGGTTGAGGAACcctgtttcttcttctttttctcaacAATGTTAGGGAGGGATAGCAAATGGCTAGAGTTTGGGGAATggtcaaaacaaaatttatacatgAGGTAAATTAAGCCTTGATGAATTGGCAGATTAGCCCCATTTTCAATACAAGATTCTAAGGACGAAAATAGAAAAGGCAAATTAACCCTTTCTCCATGCCTAATATGATTTAGAATTGGAAAGTGATACACTAGAATAGTAGTGTAGCGCCCTTCCAAGATAAAATATTTCATAATGAAATAATTAACAATGGGaaaaaattacacacaatcaaatccacaaaaaataaactagtatacaaaatggattgtggaaatctcatagctttaattggGTAGGGTTTAGGGAGAGCAGAGCGACCATACCCATTTTCAATAGCAACTGGTCGTTCACCCTATTCGAAGAATTTCTTCATGTAAGCCTTGTAGTACCCATTACTTTGCCTCTCAACTTTTTCCCCTTCATTTTTCAGTCTCGTGACCTCTATGATAAACTCCAGCGACACCACATAAGATATACTTCCCATGGTAACCGTACCATTCTGCCATGAGTTACAGAATCTTGCAAACAAGGCCATGTTCTACCCTTTCATGGCAAGAAAATAAGGGGTTAGACCTACATTATGGAAGAGATCCCAAATTTCTTCATTACTCTGCAACACTTCATAGTTTTTTGGTTCCGTCCTTTTAAGAGGGCCCCCCATATCAGTCTCTTTCCTTGTAGGGCACAGTAAGAAGATACGAAAGTGACTCACAGAGCAGTTTCATTTTTTTGAAATAGCTTTCTTCTTTAAACAATATTTCCTAAAAATGTCCTTTCTGTCTTGATGAGCTTCGTTGTCCACACATTTATTCATAGTAATGTGATATAGAATTATAGTATCATATGCATAGATTAGAATTGATAAATTTGGGGATTACGCAAAGGTATATGAAGCAATGATGGTGGTGAATGATTGTTTGGAAtgtttcttttattcaattatttgaGGACAAATAGTAGTAAATGTATAGGTCACCTTCAAAATAGATGAAGTGCTTAATTTCATACAtattgtttgattttttattttatttttagtcaaTTGAGGATGAGTTAAGAATAAATGTAAACATAGTGCATTTTTAGTTGGATGATCATTGGGGTTCTCATAAAgaaatgatcatttttataaattgACCCTTTCATAAAGTCATATATTAAATATTCTTCCAATTAACATCTCAAATAGTAAGTAATCTAACAATATATTTTGTTAAAAAAGgctttcaaagaaaataaaacaatACATATTGAAATGAGTTCTTAAATTTAATTGTAACATAAAACGTAGAAAAAATATAACTATGCTTTTTTTTGTAATGTTTAAtgacaatgaatttattatatccTTAATATATGTAACCTTTTTGATCTAGGGTGATATAGAtaaaattgattataacttgagcaATTTCAAGATGCAATGAACTTGTAATAGTCAAAGGACATGGGATGTAGTGAAAAACTCAATGTAAATAACTTTGGTTCTATGGTATAGTTTACTAAACTAAAACATTAGCCTACTTAAAACTATAATCACACAAAATGCCATTTATCTATAATTTGAAGGTACAAGAATTaagatttaaaattaaaacaaaagaaGATTAAAAATTCTTCGATGTAACTAAGACCTTTTAGGTGGGTAGATTAGTTATCTCTAAACTAGTTTTCTACAAAATCTCCTTAAAATATTGCCTACCTTTTTTATAGAAGAACTAGAGCATTTAATTATAAATCCATTAGTCATAAGCTTgttgtttatgccatatttttcaatttctcccaATGGTGCTAAACATGTACATATATTGGtaatttttttatcaatatttgtGTGTCAAC
This region of Cryptomeria japonica unplaced genomic scaffold, Sugi_1.0 HiC_scaffold_1881, whole genome shotgun sequence genomic DNA includes:
- the LOC131073045 gene encoding L-type lectin-domain containing receptor kinase IX.1-like — encoded protein: MIMLKNQICALICLLPVFICSAQQSNGSSTKFSFANFTQNNSQQLIYMGDANFSAEYGYINLTPDLNPTINVSSINETAYLLQSIGRVLYRKQITMWPASFTTAFTIFVKNITAVRNFNGDGIAFIIVSENKKSFIAKSSGAFLGLFNQSTDGNTTGQLAIEFDTFHNEFDPVDVNHVGIDIQGIKSNATASMEEHGMDIQAARAIQVRVDYDGWAKSLQIYARYANSSSAYVSLLNRTVQLEKIVPRLAYVGFSATTGNSFEIQRILNWNFRSVVLPESSLNLSPVGTPLGSNGGVKVGVLVGSIMVGLVTVGLITSWFAVKRLKRKNQATITLGRGSFVEELAIIHNAPQRFSYSQLAAATNNFSEAELLGTGGFGSVYRGNFNAGGNEDVALVAVKRISDRSKQGEREFISEINTIGRLRHRNLVQLQGWCHERDELLLVYDCMPNGSLDKFLYDRTRDPALNWSRRHRILCGLASALLYLHEEWEQRVIHRDVKPSNVMLDRKFNARLGDFGLARLIEHDDHNPGVMTLLAGTPGYVAPECSYTGKATAESDVFSFGIVLLEVAAGRRVVERESRLAERNLVDWIWGLYSEERVLQCVDPKLEGPDHDEEQIKRVLILGLACSHPDPQLRPSIRQAIQVLMNPDEELPQLPLTRPLAIYVALPTVRPASSQFTLSPNTRGDAASYGLMGESSRGSITSSTLHSGR